TAGGCTTTCTCGTTACGGTTCTCCAGTGCGAAGCCAACCAGTACCTGTCCATTATGTTTGCTGGCGCCCAGGCTGGCCAGGATATCTTTTGTTTTTGATAATTCAAGGGTAAAATTATCTTCCGTTTTTTTGATCTTTTCCTGCGATAAGCTGGTTGGACTGTAATCAGCTACAGCAGCGGACATAACGGCCAGCGAGGCGGATGGCCAGTACATGGTACAGGCCTGGTACATTTCTTCGGCTGTTTGTACACGTTGTATGTGGATCCCCTTTGCAGTGGTTGTATAGGAAGAGGGGCCGAGCACCAGGTGCACTTCCGCTCCCCTGCGGGCCAGTTCTTCTGCAATGGCGATACCCATTTTACCGGAGGAATGATTTCCGATAAAACGAACCGGGTCCAGTGGTTCGTATGTGGGGCCAGCAGTAACCAGGGCGCGCTGTCCTTCCAGGTCCTGCCGTTGGAACAGGTGATCTTGCAGGTATTGCAGGATGGCTTCCGGTTCGGCCATACGGCCATCGCCGTGCAGGCCACTGGCGAGCTCGCCTTTGTCTACAGGGATCACTTTATTACCGAAGGATTCCAGGCGGGCCAGGTTTTCCCGCGTAGTGGGATGATGCCACATATCCTCATCCATTGCAGGCGCCACCACAACAGGACAGGTGGCCGAGAGATAAGTGGCGAGTACGATATTATCACATTGGCCGGTGGCCATTTTTGCGAGCGTATTGCAGCTAAGTGGCGCAATGAGCATTACATCTGCCCAGCGGCCGAGCATCACGTGATTGCTCCAGGCCTCCTCAGTGAAGAGCTCTGAAATAACCGGATGCTTTGATAGTGTTGACAGGGTAAGCGGGGTAACGAAATCTTTGGCTGAAGGAGTGAGCACTACACGAACTTCCGCGCCAGCCTTGATGAGCAGGCGGATGATGAGGATGGATTTGTAAGCTGCGATGCTTCCGGTAATGGCCAGCAGTATTTTCTTTCCCTGGAACATAGGCTAAAATTAAGAAGTTTCTGACAGGTAATGTTACGGGCGGTAAAGCAAGTTATGGGCCCTGTTCAGACAAAAAAAGCGACAGAACGATTCTGTCGCTTCACGAATTTTAGTTATCTCCAACAGCCATATTTAGCTGAACAGATCATCCTCGTTCTTGCGATGGTAGATCTTGTCTTCCAGGAATTCCTGGGTAGCCAGCAGCGCAGGATTGGGCATGCGCTCATAAGCACGGGAGATCTCGATCTGCTCTTTGTTCTCGTGGATCTCTTCGAGGCTGTCTGTATGGCTTGCAAACTCTTCCAGCTTGTTGTGCAGTTCCTCTTTCAGCCCGATATTGATCTGATTCGCACGCTTGGCAATGATGGCGATGGACTCGTACACATTACCAGTCTTGGACTTGATCACATTCAGATCTTTGGTTTCTGCTACGTTAGTGGTGTTGGCACTAATTTGGCGTCTTAGCTTGCTCATTAGATGGATCTTTGATGTTATTTTTAGATAATGTCAGATAACTGTCCACTTCCTTGCGCAATTTGCTATCAGGGAAGCGATCAATAAAATCGTTGCATTCAGTCACTACCTGCTCATAGCGGGCTAATTTCTTATCCTCGATACTGTTGGATGCGAACTGATAATATGATTTGATCACCTGAAATTTATATTCGTCGCTTTTTTCAGAATCCGGAAAATCGTTCATCAGGGAGGTGTATGCGATAGCGGCAGCCCTGAAGTGACCCATATTGAAATAGAGTGCGGCGCTTTTATGCGCTTTGTCTTCCATTTTCTCACGGCATTTATCAATGATCCCGGAAGCCTCTTTGGAGCGGGGTGATTCCGGGTGGGTATTGATAAAGGTCTGCATCAGGCCGATCGTTTTCTGGGTATTGGTCTGGTCCAGTTCAGCTTTCGGGCTCTGACGGTAAAAAGTATACGCTCTCATGTACTCCATTTCCTCTGCTTTGGGACTGTTGGGGAACACTTCCACAAATTGTTTGAAGAGTGATTCCGCATTGGGCCAGTCTTTGAGGTAATAGCTGCAATAGGCGTACTTATAAAAAAGATCTTCGAACTGTGGTTGTCCTTTGAGCAAGGGGAACAGTTCGGCGTAGAGCTGTGAAGCAAAATGATACTTCTTGGCTACATAATATTTTTCCGCCATCCTCAACTTATACTCATAATCGTTGCTCTTCTGCACTTTGGCAAATTTGGAGCAGGAAACGGCTGTAATGGCCAGGAATACGAAGATGACAGTTAATCTCATAAAAGTGGGCAAAGTTAAGGATTTAGGTACAAATATTAAAGGATTAGTTATTATCCTCAAAAAGAGGAAGTTAATAAAATTATAAAACCCTTTGATCCAGCCGCCGGTATTATCCGGCGGCCGACCAAAGGGCTTTTAGTATAGTCAAAGCAAAAATGATTATCCTCTGCGGCGTAAGTTGGGGTGAGGAGCAGGAACTGTAGTAGGTCCTTCTTCACCAGTACCATCGCGCAGGTCAACGGTGTTGCAATCTCCGTTCATTTCACCGTATTTGAAGATAAAGCGGTCAGCGCTGATACCTTCTTTTTCAACCAGGTGGTTGATCACGGCATTCACACGGTCCCAGCTCAATTGTTGTTCAGTTTTGTTGGTAGAGCAGTAGCCTACAACAGCAACTTTACAATCAGAGTGGTCGCGCATTTTCTGAGCTACGCTGGCCAGAAGGGCCTTAGAGTCGTTGCTCAGTACAACAGTTTTGCCTTTGAAAGAGATGCTTGGGAGGTCTCCGATCTGGCAGTTACCACCAGGTTTGTAGTTAGCCAGTTTATCACGGAGCTCTTTGCAGCACTCAGGCTCTGGGCATTTACCTACACCATCAGCGTCAACAGGCTGACATTGTGTGGGGGTAATGAGTTCTTTGTCTTTGTAGTCAGGAACACCGTCACCGTCAGTATCGCGGCTTACACCACGGGTATCAACAGGTGCACCGGCAGGTGTGTTTGGCTCCTGGTCGAATTGGTCAGTAACGCCGTCGCCGTCTGCATCATCCAGAACTGGCTTGGGCAGCTTCATATGACGTGGAGCGTTGAGCTCGTTGTAAGCGTAATCCAGAGGATTCAGCCACCAGAGTGGTTCAACGGATTTACCACCGATATTGAAGTTCAGACCAATTGAAGCGAAGTTGAAGATATCTTTATCGGGAGTCAGAGCAGGAGCTGTTGCATCATTCTCTTGCCATTGCATACCATCCAGCAGGTCAGTTTTAGCAACAGTAACCTTATCCTCGATAGAGAGGCTAAGTGTTTTGCTCAGCCTGAACTGCATACCGCCACCGAAAACAAAAGTTGGTTTGAAAGGCTTATCGAAGAGTTCTGCGCCTTTATCCCTTTCTGCTTGTGTTTCGTAAGAATCATCCTGCATGTCTTTCAGAGCTTTGCGGAGATCTTTTCTGTCCTTGTAAGGACGTGGGCTTGCCTGATACTGGTTATAAACATTAGTATAATCGTAAATGCTATTACCGTTCAGAGCATTCACTTTCACGTCATAAACCAGACCACCCACACCTACGAAGCCATAGATGTTGAAGCCGGATTTGGCTTTATGGAAGCGAATATTGTTCAACGTGAATACACCTTGTAAACTACCATCATACATTGTTGATTTGTAGTTGTAGAACACATGATCGCCTACGGTATAACCTGCGTATTGATTTTGAACAGTAATTCTGTTCACTGCTCCTGGTTGCCAATTCTGACCTCTCGCCTGGTAGTAACCGAAGTCGGCTCTCAGAGAGAATACATAACCTAAAGCCTTGCGAACGTGGAGACCAGCGCCCCAACCCGGCCTGGAACGAACGTCGCCGGAAATGGTAGCGTAACCGCCTTTCACGCCTATTTCCCATTTATTTCTGGGTTTGGCAGGAAAAGCGTAATTATTTGCCATGAACTCTGTGTGCTGAGGGAGTCTTTTTGAGGGAATTACAGAGGAATCCTGTACGTCATAACTTCCGCCTATCTGGGCAAACGCGCCTGACGAGAGCAGGCATAGTAAGCCAAATAAACCTGTGTACTTTTTGCTTGCCATAACTAAAATTTATGTGAAGGATTAAGAAAACCAATTATCCGAATTAGGTGCAAAAATATTAATTGCAAACTAAATACCAAATTTTTTTAACCAACGTTGCGTGCATTATCTTGCTGTCTTTCACCCTTTAAGAGTGCGCGAAAACAGGGCTGTTTTACCGTTAGTAATACACAGTAAAATAGTATGTTTGCCGTTCTTTTTCCAATCATGAAACTATCACAGGCAATACTACACGATGAACTGGCTGCTTTCGATAAAAAGTTCAGGGAGGCGGTCAAGAGTCAGGTTCCGCTGCTGGATCGCATCATGCGGTTCATCGTGAACCGCAAAGGCAAACAGCTGAGACCGATGTTTGTGCTGTTGTCTGCCAAGCTGTG
This portion of the Pseudobacter ginsenosidimutans genome encodes:
- the coaBC gene encoding bifunctional phosphopantothenoylcysteine decarboxylase/phosphopantothenate--cysteine ligase CoaBC, coding for MFQGKKILLAITGSIAAYKSILIIRLLIKAGAEVRVVLTPSAKDFVTPLTLSTLSKHPVISELFTEEAWSNHVMLGRWADVMLIAPLSCNTLAKMATGQCDNIVLATYLSATCPVVVAPAMDEDMWHHPTTRENLARLESFGNKVIPVDKGELASGLHGDGRMAEPEAILQYLQDHLFQRQDLEGQRALVTAGPTYEPLDPVRFIGNHSSGKMGIAIAEELARRGAEVHLVLGPSSYTTTAKGIHIQRVQTAEEMYQACTMYWPSASLAVMSAAVADYSPTSLSQEKIKKTEDNFTLELSKTKDILASLGASKHNGQVLVGFALENRNEKAYAQSKLQKKNADMIVLNSLNDNGAGFGFDTNKVTIFEKDGNEIPYERKPKKEVARDIVDRIVKMLYA
- a CDS encoding DNA-directed RNA polymerase subunit omega, coding for MSKLRRQISANTTNVAETKDLNVIKSKTGNVYESIAIIAKRANQINIGLKEELHNKLEEFASHTDSLEEIHENKEQIEISRAYERMPNPALLATQEFLEDKIYHRKNEDDLFS
- a CDS encoding outer membrane protein assembly factor BamD, whose protein sequence is MRLTVIFVFLAITAVSCSKFAKVQKSNDYEYKLRMAEKYYVAKKYHFASQLYAELFPLLKGQPQFEDLFYKYAYCSYYLKDWPNAESLFKQFVEVFPNSPKAEEMEYMRAYTFYRQSPKAELDQTNTQKTIGLMQTFINTHPESPRSKEASGIIDKCREKMEDKAHKSAALYFNMGHFRAAAIAYTSLMNDFPDSEKSDEYKFQVIKSYYQFASNSIEDKKLARYEQVVTECNDFIDRFPDSKLRKEVDSYLTLSKNNIKDPSNEQAKTPN
- a CDS encoding OmpA family protein, with amino-acid sequence MANNYAFPAKPRNKWEIGVKGGYATISGDVRSRPGWGAGLHVRKALGYVFSLRADFGYYQARGQNWQPGAVNRITVQNQYAGYTVGDHVFYNYKSTMYDGSLQGVFTLNNIRFHKAKSGFNIYGFVGVGGLVYDVKVNALNGNSIYDYTNVYNQYQASPRPYKDRKDLRKALKDMQDDSYETQAERDKGAELFDKPFKPTFVFGGGMQFRLSKTLSLSIEDKVTVAKTDLLDGMQWQENDATAPALTPDKDIFNFASIGLNFNIGGKSVEPLWWLNPLDYAYNELNAPRHMKLPKPVLDDADGDGVTDQFDQEPNTPAGAPVDTRGVSRDTDGDGVPDYKDKELITPTQCQPVDADGVGKCPEPECCKELRDKLANYKPGGNCQIGDLPSISFKGKTVVLSNDSKALLASVAQKMRDHSDCKVAVVGYCSTNKTEQQLSWDRVNAVINHLVEKEGISADRFIFKYGEMNGDCNTVDLRDGTGEEGPTTVPAPHPNLRRRG